TGGGATAGAAGCGGCCTTTGATGTCGATCCTGAAAAGGTAGGAAAGACCATAGAGGGAGTCCCTTGTTACCATGTCGATGAGATGCCAGAGGTTTTGAAGGAAAAGAACATAGAGATAATAATACTGACGGTTCCTGCGGGGGCAGCTCAGCACGCGGCGGACAAAGCAGTAGCGTCAGGTGTGGTAAAGGGCATACTCTCCTTTGCTACTGCTCCTATTGCTGTGCCTCCTGGTGTTTTGGTCTATAACGTGGACATAGCTGCGGAGCTTGAGAAACTTCTTTTCTACTTAAAAAGTCCAGCAAAGGAGCACTAAAGAGTTTCAATAGTTGGGTTGTCGTGGTAGAATGTGCATTGCGCAAATAATGAATATAGATGAGTAAGGAGGCGTCTTGATTGCAGCAAGGTGGACTAGTAGGCATGTTATTACCCTTAGCAGTGTTCGTGGTTATCTTCTATTTCCTGATAGTGAGGCCCCAGAAGAAAAGGCAAAGGCAGCACGAGGAGATGTTGGCCTCTATCAGGAAAGGTGATGTAGTAATCACCGCTGGAGGGTTCTGGGGAACCGTCAGAGAGATCAAAGACGATAGCTTCATCATCGAGATAGCAGATGGAGTGAAGGTTAGAATACTTAAGTCATCCATTCAAATGAAGCGTTCCGCCGTGGATGCAGAGGCTTCCCCTAAGCCCAAGAAATCTGAGAAGGCCGTCGAAGAGAAACCTGTCGAAGAAGAAACTAAAAAAGAGAATTAGTGCTCGTGTAGCTCTGCGTATGGGGAGTGGATGCCACACATCCGCTCCATTTTTTATGAAATAAATATGTTTTTCTTTTCTTTTTCCATTTTTGAAGTTTGATAAAAGGAGGACAACGATGATGCTGAGAAGCGATAAGTGGCGGCTGATGATTGTGGTTTTGGTCATCCTGGCTGCTGCTTTCACCATTTACCCAATAGATGGGAAGATAAAGTTAGGGTTGGACCTAAAAGGAGGAGCCCACATACTGCTCAAGGCCAAGGGCACTCCCGAGAATCCTGTTACCAACGATAGCATAGACAGACTCATAGCAGTTTTGAGAAACCGCGTAGACCAGTACGGAGTCACTGAGCCGGTCATTCAGAGAGAAGGGCAGGATAGGGTCATTGTGGATTTGCCGGGTGTTTCCGACCCTGAAGCTGCTTTGGAACTCATAGGTAAGACTGCCCAACTTGAGTTCAGAGAGGTCCTTGGCGCTCAACCTCCACTGCCGCCAGGTCCCCAAAGACAGAATTACGACAGTCAGGAAGAATACGAGGAGGCCCTTTCCAGGTGGAATGCCTTGAAAGAGGAGCGCGATGCCTTTATCTCTCAACTTAAGGATGAGGTAAAAGGAAAGGCAGGTCTTGCCATATCCACTGATGACGAGGGAGCTGTGTATTTGCTCGGCAAGGTATATGTTACTGGTAAGTCCCTGGTGGATGCCAAGGCCACATACGACAATATAGGCAGGCCTGTGGTGTCCCTGGAGTTCGATAAGGAAGGAAGCAAGCTTTTTGAAGAGGCAACAGCTGCAAATGTAGGTAAGCAGATAGCCATAGTTTTGGACGGAAAGGTTATTTCAGCCCCTGTGGTCCAGGAGAGGATAAGCGGTGGAAGGGCCCAAATTTCGGGAAGGTTTACAGCAAAAGCAGCACAGAGGTTAGCTATAATGCTCAGGGCTGGCGCTCTGCCTGTACCAGTGGAGATACTGGAGAATCGATCCGTTGGTCCCACGTTGGGAGCTGACTCCATTCGTTCGGGGTTGAAGGCTGGCCTCATAGGTGCCATACTGGTTGTGGTTTTCATGTTCATCTATTATCGTTGGCTCGGAGTCGTAGCGAATATCGCCCTCTTTACGGCCATGCTTCTTCTGTTCGCTGGTTTGATTAGCCTGAAGGCCACTTTGACCTTGCCGGGTATAGCGGGAATCGTGCTCAGTATAGGTATGGCCGTGGATGGCAACATCTTGATATATGAACGCATCAAGGAGGAGCTGCGTTCTGGAAAGACTTACTATGCTTCCGTTGATGCCGGGTTCCGCAAAGCCTTTACAACCATAGTGGATGCCAACCTTACCACCCTTTTGGCGGCGGGAGTTCTGTTTTATTTCGGCAGTGGCCCAATAAAGGGCTTTGCAGTGACCTTGAGCATAGGTATCCTGGCTAGCGTCTTCAGCGCAGTGGTGGTAACGAGGGCTCTGTTGCAGACCTTTTACAGATTACATCGGGCTAAGTCCGTAAGGTAGAAGCGGGGGAGGAGTATGATCATGACAAGGGGAAATTTTTCAATCAATTTCATGAAAATCAGGAGAATAGCCCTGCTTCTGAGTGCTGTCTTGATACTAGGAAGCATATCACTTTTGATGTTCCGTGGTTTGAACTTGGGGATAGATTTTAAGGGGGGCAATCTCCTTCAAATTGAGTTGCCTGAGCCAACGAATGTTTCCGAGGTGCGAAACGCAATGAGCGAGGCTAAAGCGGAGCAGGCAGTGATTCAGGCCTACAGCGATCGGGGCTTCATAATAAGGTTGAAGACCGATAGCGATGAGGAGGTTAACAAAGTAATTTCAGTTATGAAGTCCAAATACCCTGGCATGGAGCTTTTGCGTCTGGAGAAGGTTGGTCCGGTGGTCGGACAAGCTCTAAGAAAGCAGGCGCTGATTGCGGTGTGCGTGGCCTTGCTGGGAATCCTTGCATATATAACTTTCAGGTTTAGATTCCGCTTCGCGGTCGTGAGCGTCCTGGCGTTGATTCATGACTCCCTGATAACTTTAGGAGTTTTCAGTCTGACGGGTAGGGAGATATCTCTGCCATTCATAGCAGCCATACTAACTATTGTAGGTTACTCCCTTAATGATACTATAGTTGTGTTGGATAGGATAAGAGAGAACTGGAAGCATGTGAGCAAAGAGGGGATCATCAACGTACTTAATATGTCCATAAATCAGACCTTGTCCAGGACAATAAACACCTCTTTGACGACCTTCTTGCCCGTTACGGCACTGTTCATATGGGGAGGTCCTGTTATTGCCAATTTCGCATTCGCTATAATGGTGGGGATCATAGTGGGTACGTACAGCTCCATTTATATAGCAAGTGCCCTTTTGGCGGAGTGGTACAAAGCGTCGCCGGAGAAAAGGTAGCTTGAAATAATTACACTGAAAGGAGTGTGCCGGGATGTCCATGTCAGCTTTTGACAAATTGAAAGGGATGGTATCGACCACTCTCGTAGAGAGAATAGTGAGGACGGTAGAGAGTGGGGACGAGAGGAAGCTGGCCAATTTGTTCGACCTCTTGTCCAAGTTGGCCCCTGCAAGATACTTTAGGGAAGGTTTTGCACAGTTAGCTCAGATGGCCAGAGAGAACCACCCTTTCGTGGGGGTTTTCAGAAGGGTCTTTACTGAACTCAACGAAAGCTGTAGGAAAAAGGCCATTCTGAACTTTATGGTCAACTTCATAATCCTGGGAAGAGCCATAAGAGAGAGAAAAGAGCAGGAGCTTGGAATCCACATACCAAACTTCATGGTAATAAGTCCTACCATGCGATGCAACCTTCACTGTAAGGGCTGTTATGCTTCGGCTTATTCCAAGGAAGATGACCTTCCCTTAGAGGTCGTTGATCGAGTCATCCGTGAGGGTAAGGAGCTGGGTATGTATTTTTATACTTTCTCTGGTGGAGAATGTTTCGTTAGGCCAGAACTCCTTGACCTCTGGGAGAAGCATGATGACTGTTATTTTCAGGTTTACACCAACGGGACCTTGTTGGACGAAGCTTTGACGGATAGATTGGCCAGAATGGGCAACGTAGCTCCTATGGTTTCGGTTGAAGGCTCGAAGGAAGAGACGGACTACCGACGGGGGCCGGGCACCTATGAGAAGGTTATGGAGGTTTTCGACCGTCTGAGGAGAAAAGGAATTTTATACGGGTTTAGTGCCACCTTTACCAAAAGCAGTGCCCAAAGCATTCTCAAGGATGAGTTCATTGAGCGGATGCTGGATAAAGGTTGCAAGGTAGGCTGGTTTTTCCAGTACATCCCGACGGGCAACAAGCCAGACCTCGACTACATGGCTACCCCTGAGCAGAGAGCAGCACTTCATGAAAAGGTGGAGGAGTGGAGGAACAAGTATCCCATATTTCTGGGAGATTTTTGGAACGATGGACCATACGTAGATGGATGTATGGCTGGAGGACAGCGGTATCTACACATCATCTCATCGGGAGACGTGGAGCCCTGTGTCTTTGTTCACTTTGCGGTGGACAACATAAAGGAGAAATCTTTAGTGGATGTGCTTCAAAGCGACTTTTTCAAGGCTATAAGGGAAGCACAGCCGTACGAGGACGACAATCTCCTATGCCCGTGTCTGATAATAGACCATCCCCAAGTACTGAGGGAACTAGTTGAACGCTACGGAGCCAGGCCGACCCACCCTGGTTCAGAAGCGCTGTTGAAGGATTTAGCCCCAGGACTTGACAGGTACAGTGAACGCATAAAGTCAATTTACGGCCCCCTATGGGAGAAAGAGGGCAGGGAGAAATACCTCAAGAGCTTTGAAAAAGAAGACGACAAAAGAGTCTGGGAGAGAGCTAGGAAGCATGCTAAAGTAAAATAGGTCGTTTTTGCTTTGAGAGGGAAGGTGGTAAAGGTGAGAAGTTATGCTCTAGCGATAGCGGTGGCCATGCTGGTTTCTGCGCTCTATGCTTTTCAGAACTCCCAGGAGGTACTTGTGAAGTTCTTTAGCTGGGAAAGAACTTTGCCGCAGGGCGTCTGGGAGGTTTTGATTTTTGCAGCTGGGGGAGTCTTGATGTGGCTAGTCTCCTTGTTTGCCCTTATGGAGAGCCGGGCCAAGCTGGTAAAGCAACTCAAAGAAAAGGATAAAAGGATAAAGGAATTGGAAACAGAAAAGGAATCCCTTATAAGGGCGATAGGGGAGACTAAGAAGACATATGGCCTTGGGGAGGAACCCTCTTCAAAGGTTGATCCTGCGGCCAAAGACGAGACACAGCAGGTTGAGAACGAGATCAAGAAGGAGGAATAGTAGGGCGTTTTGAACGTTTGTCAATTAGAGAGACTTTCATTCAAATCCGTGGAACCCCAGGACCTGGAGCTGGCCGCCAGTTGTTCTTGCTCACCAGTGGTGGCAGCCCTTTTGAGGATAAAATACGGCTTCGACAAGAGCAACGTTTCCAAGGCTCGGGAGTGGCTTGACCCGAGCCTAAAAAACGTCGTGGACTCCCTGGAATTTACCGAAGAAGAGAAGCTTGCTGCGAAAGTATGGGAGAGGAACAAGGGAGCCAGGCGGGTAGTAGTTTATGGCGACTACGACGTAGATGGCGTCTCCTCTACGACCCTGGCAGTGGAGCTAGCCCTTAAAAGCTTCACGAACGTGCGCTATTTCATCCCCCACAGACATGAGCAGGGATACGGAGTCCACAAAAGTGTAATTAGAAATTTGATTAACAACCAATGCGACCTTCTGATAGTAGTAGATTGTGGAACTAAAGACATAGAGGCTTTATCGGATGCAGCGAAAGCAGGCATGGACGTGTTGGTGTTTGACCACCATGTTCCAGGGGATGTCTTGCCTGAGGGTGCAATAGTGGTAAACCCTCACGTGAGGGGAAGTACAGAGAGCCAAACTCTCTGTGCTACAGGGGTTTTATGGAAATGGGCCTCAAAAAGTGGCCTTTTCGACCCTGACTGGTTGAAATCCAAGCTGGATTTGGTCGCCCTTGCAACTATTGCTGATTCTATGCCGCTGGGCCTGTTGAACAGGGCATTGGTTAAGGAAGGAATGGAAGTTCTTCGAAAGCAGACCAGAAGCGGTCTTGGGACGCTGGCGAGCGAGATGGGCCTTATGGTGAGACTCATTGATGAGGATGACCTTGCAATGAAGGTTATACCTGCTCTCAATGCCGCAGGAAGATTGGATTTGGCGGAACTTTCGGTGAAGGTCCTTTTAGGGCAAGACGACGTCAGACTTTGCGTCCAAAAGTTGATATCGCTGAATAGGAAGAGACAGTATCTTTCCAGCAACCTGCTGGAGCAGTTGTGGCCTTTAATAGAACAGGGGGAGCACGTAGTATGTGACAAGAGATGGCCCGCAGGGGTTCTAAGCGGTGTTGCAAGTCGGTTGTGCAGTGAGACCGGCAAGGCCATAGCTTTGGCTGCCCCCGTTGGGGAAACCATCAGAGGAACGTTGAGGGTACCTAAAGGCTCAGATGCTCTTCAGGTTCTTACGGAGGTGGCTCCCTATCTGGAGGCATGGGGTGGACACAAGTTTGCCGCTGGATTTTCCGTTGATGCCAAGTACTGGGATAAGCTTAAAGACATCATGACCGGCATATTGAAGGACATAGAGCCAGTCTCCGAGGAGCTGGAGGTGCTGGAACTTTCCCCTTCATCGCTCACGCTGGATGAAGTTCGGCAGATAAAAAAACTTGGTCCCTTTGGGGTGACAAACCCTGCTCCTCTGTTCTTCGCGAAGAGGGAAGAACCTTTAACTCTCTTTCCTCTTGGCCGAGAGGGTAAACATTTCAGGATAAAATCAGGAAGGGATAGTTATATAGCCTTTAACGGAGCGCCATATAAGGATATAATAATAAATTCATACGGATGGATTTATAAGCCGAAGATAAATTATTGGCAGGGTAACGTGAAATTAGATATGCTGCTGGAGCATGTGGTGCAGCGGTAGGGATATGTAGTATGGATGAAAAAAAAGAAAGATCCAAACATGATGAAGTTGAAAAAATGGACAACAAGCCCAAGGAGCCCCTTTTGACCAGGGATCGAAAATCACTGCGTCTTCTGAGGGATAGTTTTGTTGGGCGTATTCCTCAGGATCAGAGGGATATGTCTGTGAAGATGGCGTGGCAGGAGTTTTGGGCCAGGGCATCTAGTTATTTGTCCAAGGAAGACCTGATAAAGTGCGGTGAGGCGTTTGTTTTTGCCGCCTTGGCTCACGATGGTCAATTTAGGCTTTCCAAGGAGCCTTACGTGGTTCACCCAATCAGGGTAGCGGCCATCTTGGCCGAGATGGAGTTGGACGTAAACACTTTGGAAGCTGCTTTACTCCATGATGTGTTGGAGGATACGTCGGTCACTCCAGAGGAACTTTCCAATAAGTTTGGAAGGGATGTCCTTCTCTTAGTGGACGGGGTTACCAAACTTGGTAAGATCACCTTTAAATCCTTTGAAGATTATCAGGCAGAAAACCTGAGAAAGATGTTTTTGGTGATGGCAAAGGATGTAAGGGTGGTGCTTATCAAGCTTGCCGACCGCCTCCACAACATGAAGACCATACAATATCTGAGGATGGACAAGCAAATAAGGATAGCGAAGGAAACCCTCGAGATCTATGCTCCTTTGGCTCATAGGTTGGGCATTTACCAAATAAAGAGAGAACTGGAAGATGCAGCTTTTAAGATCGCCGATCCAGAGGCATATTATGACATCAGGCGCAGGGTCAAAAAGAAGCTTCCGGAACGGGAAGAGATAATAAAGCAGGCCATGACCATCCTGGAGAAGAAGCTGAATGAGATGGGCATAAAAGCCCATATAACTGGCAGGGCAAAGCACTTTTACAGCATATACGAGAAAATGCGCAGAAAAAATTTATCGTTGGAGGAGCTTTTTGATCTTCTGGCGTTGCGCGTCATAGTTGACGATGTAGCCACTTGTTATACCGTGCTGGGTGTGGTTCACACGATTTGGAAGCCCTTGCCTGGGCAGTTTGACGATTACATAGCCAATCCCAAGAGCAACATGTATCAATCACTGCACACAGCGGTCATAGGTCCCAGTGGTGAGCCTCTTGAGGTCCAAATAAGAACGTGGGACATGCACTGGTTGGCCGAGTATGGCGTAGCATCCCATTGGCGGTACAAGGAAGGCAAGCAGAAACTTGACGAGCTGGATCAAAAGCTGTCTTGGATAAGACAGGCATTGGAGACTCAGGCTGAGACCTCTGAGCCTTCGGAGTTCTTGGAACATCTGAAGGCTGACGTTCTGTCATCTGAAGTTTTCGTCTTCACTCCAAAGGGTGACGTCATCTCCTTGCCGGCAGGCTCCACGCCATTGGATTTTGCCTATACCATTCACACTGAGGTGGGCAACAAGTTCATCGGTGCGATGGTGAACAACAGGATAGTTCCCATAGATTACGAACTTCAAAACGGCGATATAGTGAAGATCCTTACATCTCCTCACGGAAAACCTTCTAGAGATTGGCTTAACATCGCCAAAAGCAGTAGGGCCAAAAGTAAG
The DNA window shown above is from Thermovirga lienii DSM 17291 and carries:
- a CDS encoding hypothetical protein (PFAM: Protein of unknown function (DUF1049)~KEGG: aco:Amico_0595 hypothetical protein~SPTR: Putative uncharacterized protein) — translated: MRSYALAIAVAMLVSALYAFQNSQEVLVKFFSWERTLPQGVWEVLIFAAGGVLMWLVSLFALMESRAKLVKQLKEKDKRIKELETEKESLIRAIGETKKTYGLGEEPSSKVDPAAKDETQQVENEIKKEE
- a CDS encoding CoA-binding domain protein (PFAM: CoA binding domain; Putative DNA-binding protein N-terminus~COGs: COG2344 AT-rich DNA-binding protein~InterPro IPR009718: IPR003781~KEGG: tai:Taci_1219 CoA-binding domain protein~PFAM: CoA-binding domain protein; Rex DNA-binding domain protein~SPTR: CoA-binding domain protein), whose protein sequence is MKVAEPTIERLVQYYRLLSQLKEEGRRVVSSQEIGEMLGLKASQVRKDLSYFGEIGKRGVGYHVDRLHQHVSQILSHPNVWKIGLVGVGRLGEALLGHKSLRSEKFGIEAAFDVDPEKVGKTIEGVPCYHVDEMPEVLKEKNIEIIILTVPAGAAQHAADKAVASGVVKGILSFATAPIAVPPGVLVYNVDIAAELEKLLFYLKSPAKEH
- a CDS encoding protein-export membrane protein SecF (PFAM: Protein export membrane protein; SecD/SecF GG Motif~TIGRFAM: protein-export membrane protein, SecD/SecF family; protein-export membrane protein SecF~COGs: COG0341 Preprotein translocase subunit SecF~InterPro IPR003335: IPR005665~KEGG: aco:Amico_0593 protein-export membrane protein SecF~PFAM: SecD/SecF/SecDF export membrane protein~SPTR: Protein-export membrane protein SecF;~TIGRFAM: protein-export membrane protein SecF; protein-export membrane protein, SecD/SecF family) → MTRGNFSINFMKIRRIALLLSAVLILGSISLLMFRGLNLGIDFKGGNLLQIELPEPTNVSEVRNAMSEAKAEQAVIQAYSDRGFIIRLKTDSDEEVNKVISVMKSKYPGMELLRLEKVGPVVGQALRKQALIAVCVALLGILAYITFRFRFRFAVVSVLALIHDSLITLGVFSLTGREISLPFIAAILTIVGYSLNDTIVVLDRIRENWKHVSKEGIINVLNMSINQTLSRTINTSLTTFLPVTALFIWGGPVIANFAFAIMVGIIVGTYSSIYIASALLAEWYKASPEKR
- a CDS encoding protein-export membrane protein SecD (PFAM: Protein export membrane protein; SecD/SecF GG Motif~TIGRFAM: protein-export membrane protein SecD; protein-export membrane protein, SecD/SecF family~COGs: COG0342 Preprotein translocase subunit SecD~InterPro IPR003335: IPR005791: IPR001036~KEGG: aco:Amico_0592 protein-export membrane protein SecD~PFAM: SecD/SecF/SecDF export membrane protein~SPTR: Protein-export membrane protein SecD;~TIGRFAM: protein-export membrane protein SecD; protein-export membrane protein, SecD/SecF family), which gives rise to MLRSDKWRLMIVVLVILAAAFTIYPIDGKIKLGLDLKGGAHILLKAKGTPENPVTNDSIDRLIAVLRNRVDQYGVTEPVIQREGQDRVIVDLPGVSDPEAALELIGKTAQLEFREVLGAQPPLPPGPQRQNYDSQEEYEEALSRWNALKEERDAFISQLKDEVKGKAGLAISTDDEGAVYLLGKVYVTGKSLVDAKATYDNIGRPVVSLEFDKEGSKLFEEATAANVGKQIAIVLDGKVISAPVVQERISGGRAQISGRFTAKAAQRLAIMLRAGALPVPVEILENRSVGPTLGADSIRSGLKAGLIGAILVVVFMFIYYRWLGVVANIALFTAMLLLFAGLISLKATLTLPGIAGIVLSIGMAVDGNILIYERIKEELRSGKTYYASVDAGFRKAFTTIVDANLTTLLAAGVLFYFGSGPIKGFAVTLSIGILASVFSAVVVTRALLQTFYRLHRAKSVR
- a CDS encoding (p)ppGpp synthetase I, SpoT/RelA (PFAM: HD domain; ACT domain; Region found in RelA / SpoT proteins; TGS domain~TIGRFAM: (p)ppGpp synthetase, RelA/SpoT family~COGs: COG0317 Guanosine polyphosphate pyrophosphohydrolase/synthetase~InterProIPR006674: IPR007685: IPR004095: IPR002912: IPR 004811: IPR003607~KEGG: tai:Taci_1213 (p)ppGpp synthetase I, SpoT/RelA~PFAM: RelA/SpoT domain protein; metal-dependent phosphohydrolase HD sub domain; TGS domain-containing protein; amino acid-binding ACT domain protein~PRIAM: GTP diphosphokinase~SMART: metal-dependent phosphohydrolase HD region~SPTR: GTP diphosphokinase;~TIGRFAM: RelA/SpoT family protein), whose translation is MDEKKERSKHDEVEKMDNKPKEPLLTRDRKSLRLLRDSFVGRIPQDQRDMSVKMAWQEFWARASSYLSKEDLIKCGEAFVFAALAHDGQFRLSKEPYVVHPIRVAAILAEMELDVNTLEAALLHDVLEDTSVTPEELSNKFGRDVLLLVDGVTKLGKITFKSFEDYQAENLRKMFLVMAKDVRVVLIKLADRLHNMKTIQYLRMDKQIRIAKETLEIYAPLAHRLGIYQIKRELEDAAFKIADPEAYYDIRRRVKKKLPEREEIIKQAMTILEKKLNEMGIKAHITGRAKHFYSIYEKMRRKNLSLEELFDLLALRVIVDDVATCYTVLGVVHTIWKPLPGQFDDYIANPKSNMYQSLHTAVIGPSGEPLEVQIRTWDMHWLAEYGVASHWRYKEGKQKLDELDQKLSWIRQALETQAETSEPSEFLEHLKADVLSSEVFVFTPKGDVISLPAGSTPLDFAYTIHTEVGNKFIGAMVNNRIVPIDYELQNGDIVKILTSPHGKPSRDWLNIAKSSRAKSKIRSYFRQLEKSDREEKLAKGKEYLVREIKKRLSKEKDEDKDKEVVLSTAVLNKVAKDAGYSNAEDLLVAIGSGEMGSSQVASKYLGLETSKAIKEEPPLDTAKEREESKTYDTEIVVQGIEGLLVSRANCCKPIPGDPIIGVVTKRRGVTVHNRGCPNVEKVPEERLVEVEWGHKRSDRYSTRLRIDGTDRPGLFADVAHTINTCDGTILQVRASVTGTGRARILVDLKVRDIEHLYQIIAKINAVKGVIEVIRG
- a CDS encoding preprotein translocase, YajC subunit (PFAM: Preprotein translocase subunit~TIGRFAM: preprotein translocase, YajC subunit~COGs: COG1862 Preprotein translocase subunit YajC~InterPro IPR003849~KEGG: aco:Amico_0591 preprotein translocase, YajC subunit~PFAM: YajC family protein~SPTR: Preprotein translocase, YajC subunit;~TIGRFAM: preprotein translocase, YajC subunit), which encodes MQQGGLVGMLLPLAVFVVIFYFLIVRPQKKRQRQHEEMLASIRKGDVVITAGGFWGTVREIKDDSFIIEIADGVKVRILKSSIQMKRSAVDAEASPKPKKSEKAVEEKPVEEETKKEN
- a CDS encoding Radical SAM domain protein (PFAM: Radical SAM superfamily~COGs: COG0535 Fe-S oxidoreductase~InterPro IPR007197~KEGG: aco:Amico_0594 radical SAM domain protein~PFAM: Radical SAM domain protein~SPTR: Radical SAM domain protein) → MSMSAFDKLKGMVSTTLVERIVRTVESGDERKLANLFDLLSKLAPARYFREGFAQLAQMARENHPFVGVFRRVFTELNESCRKKAILNFMVNFIILGRAIRERKEQELGIHIPNFMVISPTMRCNLHCKGCYASAYSKEDDLPLEVVDRVIREGKELGMYFYTFSGGECFVRPELLDLWEKHDDCYFQVYTNGTLLDEALTDRLARMGNVAPMVSVEGSKEETDYRRGPGTYEKVMEVFDRLRRKGILYGFSATFTKSSAQSILKDEFIERMLDKGCKVGWFFQYIPTGNKPDLDYMATPEQRAALHEKVEEWRNKYPIFLGDFWNDGPYVDGCMAGGQRYLHIISSGDVEPCVFVHFAVDNIKEKSLVDVLQSDFFKAIREAQPYEDDNLLCPCLIIDHPQVLRELVERYGARPTHPGSEALLKDLAPGLDRYSERIKSIYGPLWEKEGREKYLKSFEKEDDKRVWERARKHAKVK
- a CDS encoding phosphoesterase RecJ domain protein (PFAM: DHH family; DHHA1 domain~TIGRFAM: single-stranded-DNA-specific exonuclease RecJ~COGs: COG0608 Single-stranded DNA-specific exonuclease~InterPro IPR001667: IPR003156~KEGG: aco:Amico_0596 phosphoesterase RecJ domain protein~PFAM: phosphoesterase RecJ domain protein; phosphoesterase DHHA1~SPTR: Phosphoesterase RecJ domain protein), translated to MNVCQLERLSFKSVEPQDLELAASCSCSPVVAALLRIKYGFDKSNVSKAREWLDPSLKNVVDSLEFTEEEKLAAKVWERNKGARRVVVYGDYDVDGVSSTTLAVELALKSFTNVRYFIPHRHEQGYGVHKSVIRNLINNQCDLLIVVDCGTKDIEALSDAAKAGMDVLVFDHHVPGDVLPEGAIVVNPHVRGSTESQTLCATGVLWKWASKSGLFDPDWLKSKLDLVALATIADSMPLGLLNRALVKEGMEVLRKQTRSGLGTLASEMGLMVRLIDEDDLAMKVIPALNAAGRLDLAELSVKVLLGQDDVRLCVQKLISLNRKRQYLSSNLLEQLWPLIEQGEHVVCDKRWPAGVLSGVASRLCSETGKAIALAAPVGETIRGTLRVPKGSDALQVLTEVAPYLEAWGGHKFAAGFSVDAKYWDKLKDIMTGILKDIEPVSEELEVLELSPSSLTLDEVRQIKKLGPFGVTNPAPLFFAKREEPLTLFPLGREGKHFRIKSGRDSYIAFNGAPYKDIIINSYGWIYKPKINYWQGNVKLDMLLEHVVQR